A stretch of Deltaproteobacteria bacterium DNA encodes these proteins:
- a CDS encoding amidohydrolase, with amino-acid sequence MIIDAYTHILPKKYQEGLEKKVAGRDPRLNTARYAQTVPTLVDLDARFRVMDAFGDYIQVVSIAAPAVYSIAPPDVARELSRIANDELAELVHKYPERFAAGIATLPLNDMDASLEEAERAIKELRLRAVEISTDICGKPLDSPEFFPLFEKMVELDRPVFMHPMREMTTPDYEGEEFSKYRVWTKLGWPYATALAMTRLVYGGVMERLPGLKIVTHHCGGVIPYLAGRIDWNDDFNEMRMGHRDFYLKDKAIQYYRRFFYDTAVNGNTAALQCGLSFAGIDQMLFGTDLPFDNQNGRRLIRDTIESIEAMGLNEEDKKKIYRENAVQLLRLPLCGL; translated from the coding sequence ATGATTATCGATGCCTATACCCACATTCTTCCCAAAAAATACCAGGAAGGGCTTGAGAAAAAGGTAGCCGGCCGCGATCCAAGGCTCAATACAGCCAGGTATGCCCAGACCGTGCCGACCCTGGTGGACCTGGACGCCCGCTTTCGGGTAATGGATGCCTTTGGTGACTATATCCAGGTGGTCTCCATCGCTGCACCTGCTGTCTATTCCATTGCTCCACCAGATGTTGCCAGGGAACTTTCCCGGATAGCCAACGATGAACTGGCCGAGCTGGTTCACAAGTATCCCGAAAGATTTGCGGCAGGAATCGCCACGCTTCCCCTGAACGACATGGACGCCAGCCTGGAGGAAGCTGAAAGGGCTATCAAGGAGCTGAGGCTGCGGGCCGTGGAAATCAGCACGGATATCTGCGGAAAGCCGCTGGATTCTCCAGAATTTTTCCCGCTTTTTGAAAAGATGGTGGAACTCGACCGGCCCGTTTTCATGCATCCCATGAGGGAGATGACCACCCCGGATTACGAAGGAGAAGAATTTTCCAAGTACCGTGTCTGGACGAAGCTGGGATGGCCCTATGCAACAGCCCTGGCAATGACCCGCCTCGTGTATGGCGGAGTCATGGAACGCCTTCCAGGGCTAAAGATCGTCACACACCATTGCGGTGGCGTGATTCCTTACCTGGCCGGGCGGATCGACTGGAACGACGACTTCAACGAGATGAGAATGGGACATCGGGATTTTTACTTGAAAGACAAGGCCATTCAATACTATCGACGCTTCTTTTACGATACAGCTGTAAACGGAAACACGGCCGCACTTCAATGCGGACTTTCTTTTGCGGGTATAGATCAGATGCTTTTCGGCACCGATCTTCCATTCGACAACCAAAACGGACGAAGACTCATTCGGGACACGATCGAGTCGATCGAGGCCATGGGACTGAATGAAGAAGATAAGAAGAAGATTTACCGGGAAAATGCCGTTCAATTGCTGAGATTGCCTTTGTGCGGTCTCTAA